From a region of the Trichocoleus sp. FACHB-46 genome:
- a CDS encoding chemotaxis protein CheW, whose product MVGNPDFLTGRGQDQAPEFQELESPEGELHLRFYVSSGNEFALPATGIREVISPSPDRITPIPNVSPLLLGTLNVRGRVIWVADLGQFLGDANPLNTDRPEIPVIAVEDQDTMLGLAVDRIVGMDWLDIDEVQMPANVPDSMAPFLRGEWMTDNKDDKLLRLLDQIAILRSARWAA is encoded by the coding sequence ATGGTTGGGAACCCAGATTTTTTAACAGGTAGAGGCCAAGACCAAGCTCCAGAATTTCAGGAATTAGAAAGTCCTGAAGGTGAGTTGCACCTAAGATTCTATGTATCTTCAGGCAACGAGTTTGCTCTACCTGCTACAGGAATTCGGGAAGTTATTTCACCTTCGCCGGATCGGATCACTCCCATTCCGAACGTTTCCCCTTTGCTTTTGGGTACGCTGAATGTACGTGGGCGCGTTATTTGGGTGGCTGATTTAGGCCAATTTCTAGGCGATGCTAATCCTCTCAATACAGATAGACCAGAGATTCCTGTCATTGCAGTCGAAGATCAAGACACCATGTTAGGGTTAGCAGTTGATCGAATTGTGGGCATGGATTGGCTAGACATTGACGAGGTACAGATGCCAGCGAATGTTCCGGATAGTATGGCTCCGTTTTTGCGGGGCGAATGGATGACGGACAATAAAGACGACAAATTGCTCCGACTACTCGATCAAATTGCAATTCTTCGATCAGCGCGGTGGGCAGCATGA
- a CDS encoding response regulator transcription factor: MSTVLVVEDSVTQREMITDLLKGSGLTVTVASDGVEALERIQAHCPDLVVLDIVMPRMNGYEVCRRLKADPKTQNVPVVMCSSKGEEFDRYWGMKQGADAYIAKPFQPTELVGTVKQLLRG; encoded by the coding sequence ATGAGTACAGTTCTAGTTGTGGAAGATAGTGTCACGCAACGGGAGATGATCACAGACCTTCTCAAAGGAAGTGGCCTAACTGTTACTGTAGCTAGCGATGGGGTAGAGGCGTTAGAGCGCATCCAAGCACATTGCCCTGACTTAGTGGTCTTGGATATTGTGATGCCTCGCATGAACGGGTATGAGGTTTGTCGTCGTTTGAAAGCAGATCCCAAAACCCAAAATGTGCCTGTAGTGATGTGCTCTTCCAAAGGTGAGGAGTTCGATCGCTACTGGGGCATGAAACAAGGTGCAGATGCTTATATTGCGAAGCCCTTTCAACCCACAGAGTTAGTTGGAACAGTCAAACAGCTGCTACGAGGATAG
- a CDS encoding response regulator: protein MQGKLNEIDIRSILQLIELGQRTGELCVEAYGSLPSLLSSDRLGRSLSTQSWFVFFLNGQIVYAAEGDDSLLRLRDYLRRYKVEAALDNVTVPSVAAINAPEYGYLWALLENHVLTPAQGRSIIQSMVHETLFDLLSLHQGSFIFEIGSALSPQLTTLEINPLVAKIMKQVQEWKQFHPHIQSPDQCPIIADAKQLQEALPENAFNSLHRWADGKTSVRQMARYLNRDILTVARAIYPYVQQGLVQLLYPISKETIASKQPFSLQMARTPRVVCIDDGASIRKTVEYMLSQHGYEVTSIGNPLKALSLVFQLKPDLILCDIAMPELDGYEICAMLRKSTAFRQTPIVMLTGKDGFIDRVKARMVGATDYLTKPFGENELLMLVEKYAGSGDPDRPKPDRLLADALEDELEIDLGDPASASSAPFS, encoded by the coding sequence ATGCAAGGCAAGTTAAACGAGATAGACATCCGCAGCATTCTACAACTGATTGAGCTAGGTCAAAGAACGGGTGAGCTTTGTGTTGAAGCCTATGGTTCTCTGCCAAGCCTGCTCAGCAGTGATCGTCTCGGGCGATCGCTATCTACCCAGTCTTGGTTTGTCTTTTTTCTCAATGGCCAAATTGTCTATGCCGCAGAAGGGGATGACAGTTTACTTCGCCTGCGTGACTATCTCCGTCGCTACAAAGTAGAAGCCGCACTCGATAACGTCACCGTCCCCTCGGTTGCTGCGATCAACGCCCCTGAGTATGGCTACTTATGGGCACTGCTAGAAAATCATGTTTTAACACCTGCTCAGGGACGTAGCATCATTCAGAGCATGGTGCATGAAACACTTTTCGACTTGCTGAGTCTCCATCAAGGTTCATTTATTTTCGAAATTGGCTCCGCTTTGTCTCCTCAACTCACCACTCTGGAGATTAATCCGCTGGTGGCCAAGATCATGAAGCAAGTCCAAGAGTGGAAACAGTTTCACCCTCACATTCAATCACCTGATCAATGTCCGATCATTGCTGATGCCAAGCAGCTACAAGAGGCTTTGCCGGAAAACGCCTTCAACAGCCTGCACCGCTGGGCAGATGGCAAAACTTCAGTCCGACAGATGGCCCGTTATCTCAACCGAGATATTCTCACTGTTGCCAGAGCTATTTACCCCTACGTGCAGCAGGGGCTAGTACAACTGCTATATCCCATCTCCAAAGAAACAATTGCTAGCAAGCAGCCGTTTTCCCTACAGATGGCTCGAACTCCCAGAGTGGTTTGTATCGACGATGGGGCAAGCATTCGTAAAACTGTGGAGTACATGTTAAGTCAACATGGTTATGAAGTTACATCCATTGGGAATCCTCTTAAAGCACTGAGCTTAGTATTTCAACTCAAGCCAGATCTAATTCTTTGTGATATTGCTATGCCGGAGTTGGATGGTTACGAAATTTGTGCCATGCTACGCAAATCAACGGCTTTCCGGCAAACTCCTATTGTGATGTTGACTGGGAAAGACGGATTTATTGATCGGGTCAAGGCTCGTATGGTCGGGGCGACTGACTACCTGACCAAACCATTCGGTGAAAACGAGTTACTCATGCTAGTAGAAAAGTATGCTGGCTCAGGCGACCCCGATCGCCCCAAACCAGACAGGCTGCTTGCTGATGCGCTAGAAGATGAGTTAGAAATTGACCTTGGCGATCCAGCTTCTGCTTCCTCAGCGCCTTTTAGTTAA
- the hmpF gene encoding pilus motility taxis protein HmpF, with the protein MKLLAEGLSDTRNWASTRKRTIGVLYLAEVQKKTGFIGSGKAELKLLACQRSEQSWAAVPGEEVIPSDEANSFNAGALVLADLTANKQVQRLQEASRQLVTILQNFSRLQEKFKTQEEEIEQWKQSLTYQSQELNRREMEMEARREQLQQIEEDFEQLEQQRQEIERSREEANRLREELERRNQELEGAWAHLHGEMRRLEERQSEIQQSAVLDDEQAGKIQDLLNRLSGSVAPTESAREQLNLAVEIINGQQNILTEHWQRLEQQRASAQQLQQEVDRQAQDLQNRWNEWQQAQTSLEQAKAELKAQQNALNLKQDYAQTLGLQLQNQEELHQQLYRLSETSDKVKISPKVDVEALETMPLGELQGVLQDLQRDWEKILRFVNDQEEELGFQQQTIEEVQAQIQQASEYDRLRLETELADEQDRYQMLNETLVGQRRNLKEREEILAQHQAVLLRREGKSEAVKQESEIDLAPALIQIENIKQQQAEELQKLENQIEQMRGAIQQAQSMVDHQSNEQTQKQNELKQLEQNLQTQRANLAELSGKVSLYQEMMQPVQDHVDGVRQKLEAIAGVLNQVQEASDYQLQAIAEMRQVLVGLMNTPELAAP; encoded by the coding sequence ATGAAACTGCTGGCAGAAGGCTTATCTGACACAAGGAACTGGGCATCGACACGGAAGAGGACGATTGGCGTGCTGTATCTAGCAGAAGTACAAAAAAAGACCGGATTCATTGGTAGTGGTAAGGCAGAGCTAAAGTTGCTGGCTTGTCAGCGCTCTGAGCAGAGTTGGGCTGCTGTCCCTGGGGAAGAAGTTATTCCTTCAGATGAGGCGAATAGCTTTAACGCAGGAGCCTTGGTACTAGCTGACTTGACTGCAAATAAGCAGGTGCAGCGGCTACAGGAAGCCTCCCGCCAGCTAGTGACTATTCTGCAAAATTTCTCTCGGCTGCAAGAAAAGTTTAAGACCCAGGAAGAAGAAATTGAGCAGTGGAAGCAGTCTCTGACTTATCAAAGCCAAGAGCTTAATCGCCGTGAAATGGAAATGGAAGCGCGGCGGGAGCAGCTTCAGCAAATAGAAGAAGATTTTGAGCAGCTAGAGCAGCAGCGCCAAGAAATTGAGCGATCGCGAGAAGAAGCCAACCGACTCCGGGAAGAATTAGAGCGCCGCAACCAGGAACTGGAGGGAGCTTGGGCTCACCTACATGGTGAAATGCGACGCTTAGAGGAACGCCAATCCGAGATTCAGCAATCGGCGGTTCTAGATGATGAACAAGCCGGTAAAATTCAGGATCTATTGAACCGCTTATCTGGCTCCGTAGCTCCCACCGAATCGGCTCGTGAGCAACTGAATTTAGCCGTTGAAATCATCAATGGCCAGCAAAACATTCTGACCGAACATTGGCAGCGACTAGAACAACAACGGGCCAGCGCTCAACAGCTACAACAAGAGGTTGATCGTCAAGCCCAAGATCTACAAAATCGCTGGAATGAGTGGCAACAAGCCCAGACTTCTTTGGAGCAGGCCAAAGCTGAGTTGAAAGCACAGCAAAATGCTCTAAACCTCAAGCAAGACTATGCCCAGACGCTAGGTCTGCAACTGCAAAACCAGGAAGAGCTCCATCAGCAACTGTATCGGCTATCGGAAACTTCTGACAAAGTTAAGATTAGCCCTAAAGTTGACGTTGAAGCGCTAGAAACGATGCCGCTGGGCGAGCTTCAAGGAGTCCTTCAAGATCTCCAGCGTGACTGGGAAAAAATCCTCCGTTTCGTTAATGACCAGGAAGAAGAGTTAGGTTTTCAACAGCAAACGATTGAAGAGGTGCAAGCGCAGATTCAGCAGGCCAGCGAGTATGACCGTCTCCGGCTAGAGACCGAGCTAGCGGATGAGCAAGACCGCTATCAAATGCTGAACGAAACCTTGGTGGGACAACGACGCAACCTCAAGGAACGGGAAGAAATTCTAGCGCAACACCAAGCTGTTTTACTGCGACGAGAAGGCAAATCAGAAGCGGTGAAACAAGAGAGTGAAATTGACCTAGCACCTGCCTTAATTCAGATCGAAAACATTAAGCAGCAGCAAGCGGAAGAACTGCAAAAGCTAGAAAACCAGATTGAACAAATGCGGGGGGCGATTCAACAAGCCCAAAGCATGGTCGATCATCAATCCAATGAGCAGACCCAGAAACAGAACGAGCTGAAGCAGCTAGAGCAAAACCTGCAAACTCAGCGAGCTAATTTGGCGGAGCTGTCGGGTAAGGTCAGTCTCTATCAAGAGATGATGCAACCCGTGCAAGACCATGTAGATGGAGTACGGCAAAAGCTGGAAGCGATCGCGGGTGTCTTGAACCAAGTGCAAGAAGCCAGTGATTACCAACTGCAAGCGATCGCCGAAATGCGACAAGTGCTAGTCGGCTTGATGAATACGCCAGAGTTAGCAGCCCCTTAG
- the tilS gene encoding tRNA lysidine(34) synthetase TilS has translation MSAPSTWTPLHAKVHQTLRSRQLLPRQRRLLIAVSGGQDSLCLAKLLLDLQPKWNWQVAIAHCDHRWRADSEANAAHVQQLAQSWQVEFYQRTATQALPSEAAARAWRYQALTEIAQAHAYQCLVTGHTASDRAETLLYNLMRGSGADGLQALTWQRALSPEIMLVRPLLNLTRPETAQFCQVFNLPVWEDSTNQDLKYARNRIRQELLPYLQQHFNPQVEKALAQATELLQADVEYLEQAAIVLRQQAQHPSQRGLNRLVLGSAPLALQRRVVRQFLQAALTKALNFEQIEKVTNLITAPNRSQTDPFPGGAIAVVEGEWIWLKQL, from the coding sequence ATGAGTGCTCCTTCTACTTGGACACCTCTACATGCCAAAGTTCATCAAACTCTGCGATCGCGGCAGTTACTACCCCGACAACGGCGGTTATTAATTGCCGTCTCTGGCGGGCAAGATTCGCTCTGCCTAGCAAAATTACTTTTAGACTTGCAGCCCAAGTGGAATTGGCAGGTCGCGATCGCGCACTGTGACCACCGCTGGCGAGCCGACTCAGAGGCGAATGCTGCTCATGTGCAACAGTTAGCGCAAAGTTGGCAAGTTGAGTTTTATCAACGTACTGCCACTCAAGCTTTACCCAGCGAAGCAGCTGCAAGAGCCTGGCGCTATCAAGCACTCACCGAAATTGCTCAGGCTCATGCCTACCAGTGCTTAGTGACAGGTCACACTGCTAGCGATCGCGCTGAAACGTTGCTCTACAACTTGATGCGGGGCAGCGGAGCCGATGGGTTGCAAGCTTTGACTTGGCAACGAGCCTTAAGCCCAGAAATTATGCTGGTGCGGCCTCTACTAAATTTGACGAGGCCAGAAACTGCTCAATTCTGCCAAGTGTTTAACTTACCCGTTTGGGAAGACTCGACCAATCAGGATTTGAAGTATGCCCGCAATCGGATTCGGCAAGAATTACTGCCTTACTTACAGCAGCACTTTAATCCGCAAGTAGAAAAAGCTTTGGCACAAGCGACCGAGTTGCTCCAGGCAGATGTGGAATATTTGGAGCAAGCTGCGATCGTGCTACGCCAGCAAGCCCAACACCCCTCTCAAAGAGGTTTGAATCGATTGGTGCTAGGGTCTGCTCCTCTCGCGCTGCAAAGACGAGTAGTTCGGCAGTTTCTCCAAGCAGCCCTGACCAAGGCGCTTAATTTTGAACAAATTGAAAAGGTGACCAACCTGATTACAGCCCCCAACCGATCGCAAACTGATCCGTTTCCGGGAGGGGCGATCGCGGTAGTAGAAGGTGAATGGATTTGGCTAAAACAGCTTTAG
- the ccsB gene encoding c-type cytochrome biogenesis protein CcsB translates to MDLVELQGKLDNVSFAVLFVTMLIYWIGAAFPKIPLLPALGTTGMAIANLCTAALLAARWLEAGYFPISNLYESLFFLVWGLTTIHLIAENMSRSRWVGTITAPVTMGITAFAALTLPDEMQASAPLVPALKSNWLMMHVSVMMLSYATLMVGALLAIAFLIATRGQKIELHGSSVGTGGFREGAYRLRRAGEEVNSEVSTEPALAYAADSNGSGGTAVLNAVGAETATSELLSPQRLSLASTLDNISYRIIGLGFPLLTIGIIAGAVWANEAWGSYWSWDPKETWALITWLVFAAYLHARITKGWQGRRPAILAASGFVVVWICYLGVNLLGKGLHSYGWFF, encoded by the coding sequence ATGGATTTGGTTGAACTTCAAGGCAAGTTAGACAATGTCTCGTTTGCCGTTTTATTTGTCACCATGCTGATCTACTGGATCGGGGCAGCGTTTCCCAAGATTCCGCTCTTGCCAGCATTAGGCACCACTGGGATGGCGATCGCTAACCTCTGCACAGCAGCCCTTCTAGCGGCTCGGTGGCTAGAAGCAGGTTATTTTCCCATCAGTAATCTCTATGAATCTTTGTTTTTCCTAGTTTGGGGTTTGACTACCATCCACCTGATCGCGGAGAACATGAGCCGTAGCCGCTGGGTGGGGACTATCACCGCTCCGGTGACGATGGGGATTACTGCTTTTGCCGCCTTGACCCTACCAGACGAAATGCAGGCTTCGGCACCCTTAGTACCCGCCCTCAAGTCTAACTGGCTGATGATGCATGTCAGTGTCATGATGCTCAGCTACGCCACTTTGATGGTGGGAGCACTGCTAGCGATCGCCTTTTTGATTGCCACAAGAGGCCAAAAAATCGAGTTACACGGCAGTTCGGTCGGCACAGGTGGCTTCCGCGAAGGAGCCTATCGCTTACGTCGGGCGGGAGAAGAAGTCAACTCAGAAGTGAGCACTGAACCCGCGTTAGCTTATGCTGCTGACAGCAACGGTAGTGGCGGCACTGCAGTCCTGAATGCGGTTGGCGCTGAAACAGCTACTAGCGAACTCCTTTCGCCTCAGCGTCTGAGCTTGGCCTCAACCTTAGACAACATCAGCTATCGGATTATTGGTCTTGGCTTCCCTCTCCTCACCATTGGTATCATTGCGGGTGCGGTGTGGGCCAACGAAGCTTGGGGTTCTTACTGGAGCTGGGATCCGAAAGAAACCTGGGCCTTAATTACCTGGCTAGTTTTCGCAGCTTATCTCCATGCGCGGATCACTAAAGGGTGGCAAGGTCGTCGTCCCGCGATTTTGGCAGCCAGTGGCTTTGTGGTCGTCTGGATCTGCTATCTAGGAGTTAACCTGCTGGGTAAAGGACTCCACAGCTACGGCTGGTTCTTCTAA
- a CDS encoding DUF3352 domain-containing protein has translation MIDKKNKVALPLTLGAAGLLIAGGAATYWFITQRNTGSGELPVGANIIPQTALMAVSVSTDPGQWQTLRQFGTPETQALVDQNLAQWRDRLLTANGYNYQKDIQPWVGRQATFAFLPSQTATPASPSPTLPAPTPGGQQSVVLVLPITNPGQAQQALSQPKTGGGTQWTQRDYKGFQIRETQGAPTQNYSATVLDGRFLVVTTDPKITDQAIDTYKGGVSLLNAPGYTAALNKIGTNQGFANLYVNVPAAAAVASTSSAVPVAPESLSQQIQGLTAAFSLQPQGIQVQSVAWLKPDSKKKYTVANAAKNMTNRLPAETLVMASGGNLKQLWEQYIQGTNTATSPNLTNPQVLREGLQTQTGLDLDKDLLKWMDGEFSLALISNPQKAPTDLPAGLMFMVQASDRRAADKAFKQLDEVMAKRYNFKVNEVKVGNQSTITWSPALGGAIASHGWLDSNVAFLTVGAPVATSIIPKPATPLATSELFQSTVPAELKPNNGHFFIDVDRTLSSNLALIRLAPSSQVWAKAIQAIGVTGAISDERTTRYDVFVRLRQGNKPGSLPSPDASPDATSSPTASPTPAPEASPTPSP, from the coding sequence ATGATCGACAAGAAAAATAAGGTTGCTCTACCACTAACGCTAGGAGCCGCAGGCTTACTGATTGCAGGGGGAGCAGCGACCTACTGGTTTATTACTCAGAGAAACACTGGGTCAGGCGAGCTACCCGTGGGAGCCAACATCATTCCGCAAACCGCGCTCATGGCAGTTTCGGTCTCGACTGATCCAGGGCAGTGGCAAACCCTCAGACAATTTGGCACCCCAGAAACCCAAGCCTTAGTAGACCAAAACTTGGCTCAGTGGCGCGATCGCCTGCTGACAGCCAACGGCTATAACTACCAAAAAGATATTCAACCCTGGGTTGGCAGACAAGCAACTTTCGCCTTCCTACCTTCTCAAACAGCCACACCCGCCAGCCCCTCCCCTACCCTGCCTGCTCCCACTCCGGGAGGCCAACAATCGGTAGTATTGGTTCTACCCATCACCAATCCGGGTCAAGCGCAGCAAGCACTCTCTCAGCCCAAAACTGGAGGGGGGACTCAGTGGACGCAGCGGGACTACAAAGGCTTTCAGATCCGAGAAACCCAGGGAGCACCGACCCAGAATTACTCCGCTACTGTTCTAGATGGACGCTTCTTGGTGGTTACGACCGATCCCAAGATCACCGATCAAGCGATCGACACTTATAAAGGTGGTGTTTCTCTCCTCAACGCTCCTGGATATACCGCCGCCCTTAACAAGATTGGTACGAATCAAGGCTTTGCCAACCTATATGTCAATGTGCCAGCAGCAGCAGCGGTAGCCTCCACCAGTTCAGCCGTTCCGGTTGCGCCAGAAAGCCTCAGCCAGCAAATCCAAGGCTTGACCGCTGCCTTTAGTTTGCAGCCACAGGGCATTCAGGTTCAGAGCGTGGCTTGGTTGAAGCCAGATAGCAAGAAAAAGTACACGGTTGCGAATGCGGCCAAGAATATGACTAACCGCTTGCCTGCGGAAACTTTGGTCATGGCTTCGGGTGGCAATCTCAAGCAGCTTTGGGAACAGTACATTCAGGGAACCAACACCGCCACTTCGCCTAACCTGACCAATCCCCAGGTTTTACGAGAGGGGCTGCAAACCCAGACGGGTTTGGACCTGGACAAAGATTTGCTGAAGTGGATGGATGGAGAGTTTTCCCTGGCTTTAATTTCCAATCCACAGAAAGCGCCGACAGATTTACCCGCTGGCTTGATGTTTATGGTGCAAGCGAGCGATCGCCGAGCTGCCGACAAAGCATTCAAGCAACTGGATGAGGTGATGGCCAAGCGGTACAACTTCAAGGTCAATGAAGTCAAAGTTGGCAATCAATCCACAATTACGTGGTCGCCTGCTTTAGGAGGCGCGATCGCCAGTCATGGCTGGTTAGATAGTAATGTTGCCTTTTTGACGGTGGGTGCGCCTGTTGCTACCAGCATTATTCCTAAGCCTGCAACTCCTTTAGCCACCAGTGAATTATTCCAGTCCACTGTACCCGCAGAGCTAAAACCAAATAATGGGCACTTCTTTATTGATGTCGATCGCACCCTGAGCAGCAACCTAGCTTTGATTCGGCTGGCCCCCAGCAGTCAGGTTTGGGCAAAAGCAATTCAGGCGATCGGAGTGACAGGAGCCATCAGCGACGAACGCACGACTCGCTACGATGTGTTTGTGCGTTTGCGTCAAGGTAATAAGCCAGGGTCACTACCAAGTCCTGATGCCAGCCCTGATGCAACTTCTAGCCCCACAGCATCACCGACCCCTGCTCCAGAAGCTTCTCCCACGCCATCTCCTTAG
- the cofH gene encoding 7,8-didemethyl-8-hydroxy-5-deazariboflavin synthase subunit CofH: MTNNRVDAILHRALAGDDISPKAGVTLLQQTEPAAIVAIREAADQLRQQQAGNTVTYVINRNINFTNICEQHCSFCAFRRDAGDEGAYWLDNAKVLEKATDAVQRGATEICMQGGLNLEAKLNGSSLAYYCQVVETITRQFPHLHLHAFSPQEVQFIAREDNLSYSEVIAALQAAGVGSMPGTAAEVLDDEVRRILCPEKTDSATWLEIVATAHRVGMPTTSTMLSGHIETPEQQIKHLDLLRSLQQSAQDRGDRGITEFILLPFVGQEAPKPLRRRVGRDQPVLADALLLMAVARIYLGRWIPNHQPSWVKLGLAGATEALTWGCNDIGGTLMEEHITSMAGAQGGTCMEVDTLQAAISSLGRPHQQRDTLYNAIATPALVTS, encoded by the coding sequence GTGACTAACAACAGAGTTGACGCGATTTTGCACCGCGCCTTAGCGGGCGACGACATTTCTCCAAAGGCAGGGGTGACGCTGCTGCAACAAACAGAGCCAGCCGCGATCGTTGCCATTCGAGAAGCGGCAGACCAATTGCGCCAGCAGCAAGCAGGCAACACTGTTACTTACGTCATCAACCGCAATATCAACTTCACGAATATCTGCGAGCAGCACTGTAGCTTTTGTGCCTTTCGCCGGGATGCAGGAGATGAGGGTGCTTATTGGCTGGATAATGCCAAGGTTCTCGAAAAAGCTACAGATGCAGTGCAACGGGGTGCCACCGAAATTTGTATGCAAGGCGGGCTGAATCTGGAAGCCAAACTTAATGGCAGTTCCCTAGCCTACTATTGCCAAGTTGTAGAAACGATTACTCGCCAATTTCCCCACCTGCATCTCCATGCTTTCTCACCTCAGGAGGTGCAGTTCATCGCGCGGGAAGATAATTTAAGCTATTCCGAAGTGATTGCTGCCCTACAAGCAGCGGGCGTTGGCTCTATGCCAGGAACCGCCGCAGAAGTGCTAGACGATGAAGTGCGTCGCATTCTCTGCCCAGAGAAGACTGACAGTGCAACCTGGTTGGAAATCGTCGCCACGGCTCACCGTGTGGGAATGCCGACGACTAGCACCATGCTCTCTGGGCACATCGAAACCCCAGAGCAACAGATCAAGCATCTGGATTTGCTGCGATCGCTCCAGCAATCTGCTCAAGACCGAGGCGATCGCGGCATTACTGAGTTTATTCTGTTGCCCTTTGTCGGTCAGGAAGCGCCCAAACCGCTACGCCGTCGAGTTGGGCGCGATCAACCCGTTCTGGCTGACGCCTTGCTGCTGATGGCGGTGGCTCGCATTTACTTAGGTCGCTGGATTCCTAACCACCAACCCAGTTGGGTCAAGCTCGGATTAGCAGGGGCAACAGAAGCTCTGACTTGGGGCTGCAACGATATCGGCGGCACTTTGATGGAGGAGCACATCACCTCAATGGCGGGAGCCCAAGGCGGCACTTGTATGGAAGTTGATACGTTACAAGCCGCGATTAGTTCTCTAGGCCGACCACATCAGCAACGAGATACTTTGTATAACGCGATCGCAACTCCAGCTCTAGTGACTTCTTGA
- a CDS encoding DUF3352 domain-containing protein — protein sequence MSAFKKVLLPVAAIAVVVGGAAYWFMKGGPIDSSSPAASAEVVPDEALMATFIASDAKGWDQLQQFGTPEAQKFVGQGVQSFQASLLKGSQLNYDKDLKPWVGNVMVAVLPSASEGTQQSDTLLVVGIKDKVRALAFANQAKSQPGVQTRESDYKGIKISATTQKDQPNSTIYSAVLSDRLVLAHKKATVEQAVDTFKGAPSFADKSGAARLMATGVDVENPIAQIYLPNYGTSVKQLIANSPQASQIPPQSMQQLDQVESLVVGVGVDDSGLRVKAKAKAKPQATAMQYKPVPGKVVAAFPTDTIALVTGQGLKAAWTTMVEQAQNVPQSQIVVDTVRQQLQAVNLDADQEVFGWMDGEFGLGAIALNQGVLSSVGFGGVLVLETSDRTTAEATLTKLDAIAQKNFMQVAQRNVDGKTITEWKLPQQESVLGHGWLNQNSLFIAVGSPLIDGMTAPAKQPLDQSAAFKTVTSSLAKPNAGYFYLDMDKIMAVMNTSLLKTQTSSITPETTAMLNSIRGLGITVTQPDKTTAQVEMLLALKPKAVSLK from the coding sequence ATGTCTGCTTTCAAAAAAGTATTATTGCCTGTTGCTGCGATCGCGGTTGTTGTTGGGGGTGCTGCTTACTGGTTCATGAAAGGCGGCCCCATTGATTCATCCAGTCCCGCTGCGAGTGCGGAAGTGGTGCCTGATGAAGCGCTGATGGCTACTTTCATTGCGAGTGATGCCAAAGGTTGGGACCAACTGCAACAGTTTGGCACCCCAGAGGCTCAGAAGTTTGTGGGTCAAGGAGTGCAAAGCTTCCAGGCTTCATTGCTCAAAGGCAGCCAACTCAACTATGACAAAGACCTGAAGCCTTGGGTGGGCAATGTCATGGTGGCCGTGCTACCGAGTGCGTCTGAAGGCACCCAACAGTCGGACACCCTACTCGTAGTGGGCATTAAGGACAAAGTTCGAGCTTTAGCCTTTGCCAATCAAGCCAAGTCCCAGCCCGGAGTCCAAACTCGAGAGAGTGATTACAAAGGCATCAAAATCTCAGCCACCACGCAAAAGGATCAGCCCAACAGCACGATTTACAGTGCCGTGCTCAGCGATCGCCTGGTGCTTGCCCACAAAAAAGCCACGGTAGAACAAGCAGTCGATACGTTCAAGGGTGCGCCTTCCTTTGCCGATAAATCCGGGGCGGCTCGACTGATGGCAACGGGCGTAGATGTAGAAAATCCGATCGCGCAGATTTATTTACCCAACTACGGCACTTCGGTCAAACAACTGATCGCCAACAGCCCGCAAGCGTCCCAAATTCCGCCGCAAAGCATGCAGCAGTTAGACCAGGTGGAATCCTTGGTCGTGGGTGTGGGCGTAGATGATTCTGGGCTGCGGGTGAAAGCCAAGGCGAAAGCGAAACCTCAAGCCACCGCCATGCAGTACAAACCCGTTCCAGGCAAAGTAGTCGCTGCCTTTCCGACAGACACGATCGCCTTAGTGACTGGGCAAGGCCTGAAAGCTGCCTGGACAACAATGGTAGAGCAGGCTCAAAACGTGCCCCAGAGCCAGATAGTGGTTGACACTGTGAGGCAACAGCTACAGGCTGTCAACCTGGATGCTGATCAAGAAGTGTTTGGCTGGATGGATGGAGAATTTGGCCTAGGGGCGATCGCCCTCAATCAAGGCGTGCTGTCTTCGGTTGGCTTTGGCGGCGTGTTGGTGCTAGAAACCAGCGATCGTACGACTGCCGAGGCTACCTTGACCAAACTAGATGCGATCGCCCAAAAGAACTTTATGCAGGTGGCGCAACGCAATGTGGATGGCAAAACTATTACTGAATGGAAATTGCCACAACAGGAAAGCGTTTTGGGGCACGGTTGGCTGAACCAAAATTCTCTCTTTATCGCAGTGGGTAGCCCCCTCATTGATGGCATGACCGCACCAGCCAAGCAGCCTCTAGATCAAAGCGCTGCCTTCAAAACGGTGACAAGTTCTTTGGCTAAGCCGAATGCAGGCTACTTTTATCTCGACATGGACAAAATCATGGCCGTGATGAATACCAGCCTGTTAAAAACTCAAACCAGCAGCATTACACCTGAGACAACTGCCATGCTGAACTCTATTCGTGGCCTTGGCATCACCGTGACCCAACCAGACAAAACCACCGCTCAGGTCGAGATGCTCTTAGCCCTCAAACCCAAAGCGGTGAGCCTAAAGTAG